The stretch of DNA ttttttatatttatttttgaaaacgTTTTTCTTGATCCGAAGATCTATTGAAAACAATCGCTCTATCTCACACAAGGTAGGAGTTTGTGTGCTCGTATTCACTTTTGGAGTCACTCGCTTTTAAATCACGGCTAGGTAAATAAGTAAAAACTAGTCTGTTAAAGAAGAAAAACTTGGGAAAATAACTTGTAAAATTTCTATATATATAGCCCTTAAATCACAAAGTCCATGATAAGAAACATACGAACAATATATTATCAGTTGAACTAAAAAGAACTTACTCTATCATGCCTGGCAACTTATTTGTATCCTGATATATCCTTTGATGATCAAGTATAAAATAGTCTTtcgtaacttttttttttttatcattattACATTTTTATGGGTCCATCCTCGAGCACTTACAGACAGAGGCGAAACcatgatttgaagtttatgggttcgaGATTGTAGTATGTTTAAGTTACTGGGctataaattaataatttaaacatatttaatgaaattcttaagacaaatacagaGTTTGGACCAAAACTATTGAGTTCAGCCAAACCCGTATCGCGCATTCTATCTCCGCCCCTGCTGACGGATACGGTTTGAAACTCTATGAATAATGGGTCCGACCACTACCATTCTtcatttaaatattatatattttttttgtatgtgATAGGTTTCAAATCCATGATGTGTGTCTAACCAACACATCACAAGTTGCGCTCTTACTGATTTGTATTGTGTCGTCGGACATTTCAATTCACCTAATTTCAACATTTATTCAAACTAGGGGTTAAGAAAAACAATGCAGGTTGAATATTCTTATGCCTCCAGAAATTACAATAACAATATATAAATGGCGCACGTTCATTTCTAAGATGAGCATAAGTTTCAACACCCCCTTTATAAAATTCAATTTTCAATTAGGACTTAAATTTCAAACCGACTCTAGTCAGCTATATGAATTCTCTATCTTCATTCACTCAATCTAAAGTAGTTGGAATCAGCCTTATGAAACCTCTGTATCTGTTCCGCCCCATAcgggctcatttcattccaatatCAATAAATACTCACTTGATAAAATTGCaagatgaaaatattattttaatctgTTTCTTGGGACCCAATCCTCAAATAGACATTCAAGAAACAAGATAAATTCCATCTTGTTAAATGAATCTCGATATTCAAACCAGCGTATAGCCCGTTTGGCCAAgttagaaaaattatttttttttagaagtattttttttcaaaagtagttttggtgagaaacagtttgtatttaactaattaatttaaaaagtacttctaagCAACAATtattgtttggccaagcttttaaaaagtgcttctaagtgtatttttctcaaaagtgcttatAAAAAAAGTGCTTCCggaagaagctatttttttctgctaCTCCTCGGAAGtagttttttttcttctaaaagcttggccaaacactttaaATTTAAAAGTGTTATTTCTATGCCTGAACATTATCAACCTCAGCCTTATCCTCCCCCTCTCTTTTATCGTCCTTGTCAGGCTTTTAGTTGCTCGATACCTCGTTGCCACTTAACACATAGCCCAATGTTCTTCTTATCAATGTACTCTTCGTTGAATACTCTGATAAGTATTGAGTTCAAACGAACCCGGTACCTTCATGTTGCATCGGCTCCTGGCTCTCATCCACAGCTTCACAGGTCGAACCATATTTTTCATTAAGCAATCCTCAGACCAGTGCACTTCTATACCTCATCTTTTTATcgtgtttttttttctttgcaTGTTTCAAATATGCGCCTTTATAGGCATATGAGGTAGCCTAGCTGTTGAATAAATGGCTCTGGCAATTATAATCGTCACGAGAGAATATGGTACTTGACTAGGGTTATATTCTTTTTAGGGTTGCATGAGACGATGTTGTTTTGGTCCAAGAAATTAAAGTGGTGAAGCCAGTGGCGAAATAATATGGTAAATTTTGGCATCATTGCAGAAGAGGATAAGACGTGGGTTAAGAAGGTGGCTATAGCTATGAGTTTTGGTGGGTTGTGGTGGTGGAGTTTGAGGGATGAAGTTGAGTCTTTAGTGGTTGATTTTTTTGGTTGGTGGGTTGTATTATATGATTGTGGCAATTGGCATGGTTAAGGTGGTGAAGGCTCTCATTTGGTTAATATGTTTCAATTTGTTTTGTGGGAATGTGGTTGACTCTTATGATCCTGGCCATTCTACGAAACTCTCACTGAATAATGGAACCCGCCTCTCTACCATTCTTCACTTAAATACAAGGTTTTGTCTACGGTAGTTAGAATCAAACCTGTAACTCTGCCCTTAAACCACACATCACGTGGTACGCTCTTATCACTATAATAACGACCGGAGGCTGACACATTGGAAGATCTTGTctcagaagaaaaagaaaaacagatAAACCACACATTCAGTTTCACTTAAGAAGCTGTTTTCACTCCATTCACATGTATGATTGCCATCCGGAGATCGAATGATGCCCATCACTTTGTAAATTGTTGAAATTTCAAAatcaattaataataaaaaataaaaaaaagatgtAGCATACATTTTGATTGTAactcaaaagaagaagaaagcaaaaaATCAAAAACTTGGTATATCCCCCTTGAAACAAATGTGTCAAACCATCATCAGACATGCAGTATATCAGCTCTTGCAGCTTCCATGAATCGTGCAAGCAAAAATGGCGCATACTCTTCGACCACTATGAGGGAAAAGATGCACACCTTAGTTTTTTCACATTGTTCGTTTGTTGAAATTAGTATGGGGCAAACCTGGTCCTGTTAGCATTTCAGAAGGAACTCGCTTTCATGCGGAGGTCAGCTTTGCTTTTCTTTCATCCAGTCTACAAAATTATCCAAAATCACAGGCCATGCTTGATCTGTATCATAGTTTTTAAGGTCTGGAAAGCTAATCTGCAAAAAAGTGATGACGACGCCCACCAAAAGAATGACCAGCAATTCAATTCATGAAAAAAATCAAATAGTACTTGAAAAGCCGATTAGTGTTTCTCAAAGAACAAATAACGGAAATTAACTAGATACATCTATAGGTGCTCCCATATGCGTCTGATCATAGTGCAAAAAATAGTTGATAGAAACAAAACAAGGATGCCAGAAAGTTAAATGAAATCTTTATTTCCGTTAAATTAGCATTTGAATAAAATTACTTGTGTGGTCCTCAAAGTTTGGCCAAAGTTGGAATTTGGTCTCCCTCCTCTAATCATATCACCCTGAATTACAGAGTTTGAGATTGGTGTTTACACAGTGCCTTAGGTCATTGGCGGGCAAATCAAATTCCATTTCTGGTGAAACATAAACTACAATTTGATGAATCACAAGTGCAAAACTGGAAGAAGAATGTCATAATGAATACTGACAAAAAGGAAGGAGAAACTGGGAAAAATGAACTAGGAACCGAGAGGAAGACTTGGAGTATCTTTTTACCATATAAAACACACACAACACACACACGCGCGCGCACACTCGTTGGAAAACTACAGGCTTAAGTGGCATTTTTATGAGTTGCCGCAGAAGAAAACAACTAGAGCATCAAGTAAGCTAGAAGGAACTATACAGCAAAAATAGTTTACCTCTTGGCAAAATCGAAGAAAATTCGTCCATTGATCCATGTTGATAACTTTATAATCAGTCTGATTCTAGTATCACGGAAAATACAGAGAATCAGTGCTTTCAAATAAATTAATGAAAATTAAAGACTAACATCattttcataacaatataaaagCCTAAACTGTAGGATCCTTCAGGCAATTATATGAAGAGTTAAGCCTCTGAACCTAGGCACATTTCATTATCTATTGACATACACTATACAATTTACAAAGGTGAGTACTTACCTTGAGAAACTCAGTAAATGAGTCGACCTGACTCCGGAATTGGGACCCCAGAACAAGATCAATCAGTAGACAAATGCTCTCAATGTCCACACACTTCTGCTTATCCTCTGAGAAAGACAAACCAGGCACATGTTAGTAGTGGATTAGCTAAATCAAGAGTTATGCACCATAAACGTCAAATAAAATATGAAACCTACTAGGCTACAAAATTGCCTCTCAAAGAGAAGTTTTACCGGTAAGGCAGTAACGAAAAGCGTAGCAATAAAAATCCTCAAAATTTTCAGGCATCATGACCTGAATATGCAAATGAACCAAGGTCACCATTACGAATCTTGAAATCAGCCCAGCTAAGTTACTAAAGAGAGCTGGCAATAACATACCTCTGCTTCCAATTTTGGCAGCGCTTTTTTCAATTTGTTAATAGTATCAACCCCGAGATCTTTTAACCCTCTTCGCCATTCATCCTGACAATTGGAAAAGAGATCCCCGACACGTAGAGAGAACTAGATTAGTCACCGAGGAAGAATGCACCAAGAGCATATCAAGGATTAAAAGCAAAATGCCAAAACCAACTCAGATGAGAATTTAGTTGAATCAACAGAAAGAACAAACAAAATATAGGCAATCACAA from Nicotiana tomentosiformis chromosome 11, ASM39032v3, whole genome shotgun sequence encodes:
- the LOC104086935 gene encoding uncharacterized protein — translated: MPRASKRKSDSPKSTSAKSSRTESVNSASGKTSKFGISVDNLFQKYANKLLGMIDPEGIEALCSDLGVDHTNVRILMLAWKMKAEKQGYFTQDEWRRGLKDLGVDTINKLKKALPKLEAEVMMPENFEDFYCYAFRYCLTEDKQKCVDIESICLLIDLVLGSQFRSQVDSFTEFLKNQTDYKVINMDQWTNFLRFCQEISFPDLKNYDTDQAWPVILDNFVDWMKEKQS